A DNA window from Carnobacterium funditum DSM 5970 contains the following coding sequences:
- a CDS encoding DUF871 domain-containing protein: MKRLGISVYPNHSKVEEVKQYIELASKYNFKRIFTCLLSVEGNKEKVIKEFKDIIAVAKENSMEVIADVSPQLFEELEISYADLSFFKDIGADGIRLDNGFTGNEESVMTFNPQGLKIELNISNGTKYLENILSYQANPSNLYGCHNFYPHRFTGLGYDHFIKTSKQYKEQGVKTAAFISSATATIGPWLVSEGLCTLEMHRELPIVTQAKHLWATELIDDVIIGNAFASEEELRALSEIDPYQLSLNCKLVKEIPETEQKIVLEEPHFNRGDVSDYAIRSTQSRVKYNGHEFPAFNTPDINKGDILIESSLYIRYAGELQIALLPMGNSGKTNVVGRVVQEEVFLLDLIKPWQKFKFHLKK; encoded by the coding sequence TTGAAAAGATTGGGAATTTCAGTTTATCCAAATCACAGCAAAGTAGAAGAAGTAAAACAGTACATTGAACTTGCTTCAAAGTATAACTTTAAACGAATCTTTACTTGTCTATTATCGGTGGAAGGTAATAAAGAAAAAGTCATTAAAGAATTTAAAGATATTATAGCGGTTGCTAAAGAAAATAGCATGGAAGTCATTGCAGATGTTAGTCCGCAACTTTTTGAAGAATTAGAGATTAGCTATGCGGATTTATCCTTTTTCAAAGACATTGGAGCAGATGGTATTCGTTTAGATAATGGTTTTACTGGAAATGAAGAATCAGTCATGACATTTAATCCACAAGGGTTAAAAATAGAACTGAATATCAGTAATGGAACCAAATACTTAGAGAACATTTTAAGTTATCAAGCAAATCCGTCTAATCTATATGGGTGTCATAATTTTTATCCTCATCGTTTTACGGGTTTAGGCTATGATCACTTTATTAAAACAAGCAAACAATACAAAGAACAAGGAGTCAAGACGGCTGCTTTTATTAGTTCAGCAACAGCTACAATTGGTCCGTGGCTAGTTAGTGAAGGGTTATGCACTTTAGAAATGCACCGCGAGCTTCCAATTGTGACACAAGCCAAACATTTGTGGGCAACGGAATTAATTGATGACGTTATCATCGGAAACGCCTTTGCATCTGAAGAAGAGCTAAGAGCTTTAAGTGAAATAGACCCTTACCAGTTAAGCCTTAATTGTAAACTGGTTAAAGAGATACCTGAAACAGAACAAAAAATTGTTTTAGAAGAACCTCATTTTAATCGAGGCGATGTTTCGGATTATGCCATCCGTTCAACTCAAAGTCGTGTGAAATACAACGGACATGAATTCCCAGCATTTAATACGCCAGATATAAATAAAGGCGATATTTTGATTGAGAGTTCTCTTTACATTCGGTACGCTGGTGAGCTACAAATAGCTCTTTTACCGATGGGAAATTCTGGTAAAACCAATGTAGTCGGGCGAGTTGTTCAAGAAGAAGTATTTTTACTGGACTTAATTAAACCATGGCAAAAATTTAAGTTTCACTTAAAGAAATAA
- a CDS encoding PTS sugar transporter subunit IIC, with amino-acid sequence MDRFIAFMEKYFIPHAAKIGAQRHLVAIRDAFVVTMPLLILGSLAVLLNNLPIPFFQDFMNNTFGEELWKSFGGAIWNGTFGILSVFIAFLVARNLAHHYGKDGISAGVVSLASFFTIGGATGMSSNGLFIALIIAMVSAEIFSRLVGNEKLVIEMPEGVPPAVARSFAALLPAIITISIFGLIYTIFRAFGVTDIVTSFYDLVQKPFLGLANTLPSAILLAFITPFLWFFGLHGANMIEPLMQSINAPAITANAEALANGEIAPFIVNKPFFDSFVNLGGTGATLGLIIAIFIFGRRNKAYKIVTGLSTAPGLFNINEPMLFGLPIVLNPIMFIPFISTPVVLVIVAYFATSLGLVPAAVTMPPWVTPPIIGGVLATQSIAGGVLAAVNLAISVVIYAPFVKISEVQALKREAAEA; translated from the coding sequence ATGGATCGCTTTATAGCATTTATGGAAAAATACTTTATCCCTCACGCAGCTAAAATAGGAGCACAACGACACCTGGTAGCTATTCGAGATGCTTTTGTAGTTACCATGCCATTATTAATTTTAGGATCGTTAGCGGTATTATTAAACAATCTACCCATTCCGTTTTTCCAAGACTTTATGAACAATACATTCGGAGAAGAACTATGGAAAAGTTTTGGTGGAGCCATTTGGAATGGTACGTTCGGTATTTTGTCTGTATTCATTGCATTCTTAGTTGCGCGAAACTTAGCTCATCACTACGGTAAAGACGGTATTTCAGCAGGGGTTGTTTCACTTGCGTCTTTCTTTACAATCGGCGGAGCAACGGGTATGTCTTCAAATGGACTATTTATCGCCTTGATTATTGCTATGGTATCAGCTGAAATATTTTCTCGTTTAGTTGGAAACGAAAAACTTGTTATCGAAATGCCTGAAGGAGTACCGCCAGCTGTTGCTCGTTCGTTCGCAGCTTTATTGCCGGCTATTATTACTATTAGTATTTTTGGCTTAATTTACACGATTTTCAGAGCTTTCGGTGTTACGGATATTGTGACATCATTCTACGATCTTGTTCAAAAACCGTTTCTTGGATTAGCAAACACATTACCGTCAGCTATTTTATTAGCTTTCATAACACCATTCTTATGGTTTTTCGGTTTGCATGGCGCTAATATGATTGAACCATTGATGCAGTCAATAAATGCACCAGCTATTACCGCAAATGCTGAGGCATTAGCAAATGGAGAAATTGCACCATTTATTGTAAACAAACCATTCTTTGATTCTTTTGTAAACTTAGGTGGTACAGGAGCAACATTAGGTTTAATTATCGCTATTTTTATCTTTGGACGTCGCAATAAAGCCTATAAAATTGTTACTGGATTGAGTACAGCACCAGGATTATTCAATATAAATGAACCAATGTTGTTTGGTTTACCGATTGTATTGAATCCAATTATGTTTATTCCGTTTATTTCGACACCTGTTGTTTTAGTAATTGTAGCTTACTTTGCAACCTCTCTTGGTTTAGTACCTGCAGCAGTTACGATGCCACCATGGGTAACACCGCCAATTATCGGTGGAGTATTGGCTACACAAAGTATTGCTGGAGGGGTATTAGCAGCAGTAAACTTGGCTATTTCGGTAGTGATTTATGCTCCATTTGTTAAAATATCTGAGGTACAAGCATTAAAAAGAGAAGCAGCAGAAGCTTAA